The Okeanomitos corallinicola TIOX110 genome includes the window ATAGTGACTCTACCGTACTTAGTATATTACCTGTAAACTAAGTTATAGTTTCATTAACTTATCGTTTTATTTATCTAAATGCTAGTTGTTGTTGTATATGATATTCCTAATGACAAAAGACGCACAAAGTTATCCAATTTTCTCGAAGGTTACGGACGAAGAGTTCAGTTTTCTGTGTTTGAATGTTTTTTGAGTTTGGAGGAAATGCGACAACTATATATAAAGGTAAGAAAGTTAGTGAAAGCAGAACAGGATAGTGTGCGGTTTTATTGGATATCCCAAGATGCTGTTGATAGGGTGTTAACCATTGGTGGTGAACCACCCGAACCACCGCCAAACTATTATGTTATCTAGGTTTGAGGCTATTTAAGGAGATTTTTGTATCATGACTTTCGACACCAGTCAGAGAATCGCTGAAACCCCTATTCTTTCGTTGAGTGGTGTCGATTGCTTACTGTGTAAGGGTTTGAGGTATGTGTATGTTTCGATTTTTCGCTCAATATGTTACTATTTTACGAGTGGTGTCGATTTGCGGTCTGAAACCCTTACTGGGTAAGGGCTGCTAGACGAACTCCCCACCGATTGGGTTAATTCGGAATAATTGGAAACCCCGCTGTTGCTGGGTTAGGAATTAAGAAAGCAGAAGCCCCCACCGATTGGGTTAATTCGGAATAATTGGAAACTTAAAATTGTTTAATTCGGTCACGGAATTAATCCTCCCCACCGATTGGGTTAATTCGGAATAATTGGAAACTTTTTTAATTTTAGTGCTTTTTCCAACTCATCAATAGATTCCCCACCGATTGGGTTAATTCGGAATAATTGGAAACTGAAAGTTTGGTTAGTAACAGTCGAATAGCTCGAGCCCCCACCGATTGGGTTAATTCGGAATAATTGGAAACAATAAATCCCCCCATCGTTATTGCAAAAATACAATGTCTTTCCCCACCGATTGGGTTAATTCGGAATAATTGGAAACGTTTCTATCCACACCACCTAGTGGGATTTGGATCCCCACCGATTGGGTTAATTCGGAATAATTGGAAACGTTTTTATCCCCGTTTCTTAAATAGAAATCGAACCACCCCACCGATTGGGTTAATTCGGAATAATTGGAAACATTTTTGCAAAGAAACAATTGGTGTAGGTTTGTTTCCCCACCGATTGGGTTAATTCGGAATAATTGGAAACTTTAGAAAACTTTTAGGGGACATGCACCTAAAACCCCACCGATTGGGTTAATTCGGAATAATTGGAAACACTTCGTTATCGTTCTGGAAACAGCACAGGGTGCTCCCCACCGATTGGGTTAATTCGGAATAATTGGAAACGCTTTTGCAGCAGATGAACCAACCAAACCAACAACCAAACCCCACCGATTGGGTTAATTCGGAATAATTGGAAACAAAGAAAAAGGCTTAACTAAAGCCGACATGGCTAGACTCCCCACCGATTGGGTTAATTCGGAATAATTGGAAACACTTCATATGCACTTGCACTGCTAGGAGCAGCTAACCCCACCGATTGGGTTAATTCGGAATAATTGGAAACTTCTTCCTTTTGTTGTAATTGTAAAATTCTTACACCCCACCGATTGGGTTAATTCGGAATAATTGGAAACCTTGTGTTTTGTTGAACACGTTTCCGTGCCTCAAGCAAAGCACCCCACCGATTGGGTTAATTCGGAATAATTGGAAACGAAAGATGGTTTCGTTCTGACCTGTTCCACTCCGCCCCCACCGATTGGGTTAATTCGGAATAATTGGAAACGAAAAGCCCCCATATTTATGAGGGCTTATTATTTTGTTATTTAATAGGTGTAGCCAAGATAATTAGGCAATTAAAAAACCTTAAATTGTAGCGATGGGTAAGGGTTTAGCACTGCGCTTTACCCCTACAAATCTATAATTCTTATGTCCTAATCTTGGTGACTATAGCTATATTTCATTAATTTTGTCATTCGCATCAAAAGACAATCGTTTGATTATCAGAACCTGTAAACTCATAAATATCAAAACATGAAATATACATTTGCATCCTAAGACAAAAATCATGAATAACAATGAATCCGTCTCCAATGTTATTGAAGTCATCAATGTAAGTGAAAACGATACTATGAACACGACAATAGAAGACACTTCTATCAACGAAGGAGAAAGATTTGGTAATGATTTAGAAAAAGCCACCAAAGTTCGTCGAGAAACTGCTGAAATTTTAAAGAAAATAGCAGACATACTGATGCAATCAGAAATTGCAGGTGAAAATAGCTCTGGTAAATTGGGATTTGAGCAGGATATCGTATATCTAAATAGTGTTCGTGAAAATTTACTTCAAGGTGTATTCCGATTACTCGTACTAGGAGATATGAAACGAGGTAAAAGCACCTTATTAAATGCCATCATTGGGGAAAAAATATTGCCCACAGGTGTTAATCCTTGCACAGCAGTTCTGACCGTTGTTCGCTATGGAGAAAACAAACAAGTAATTATTCATTTTAATGATGGTAAACAACCAGAAGCAATGGATTTTGATAGCTTTAAAGAACGCTATACTATCCCTCCAGATGAAGCTAAAAAATTAGAAGATGAAGGAATAGCAGCATTTCCAGATGTAGAATACGCTGTGATTGAATATCCCTTAGATATTTTAGAAAAAGGAGTAGAATTAATAGACAGTCCTGGCTTAAACGATACCGAATCCCGAAATAATTTAACTCTGGGTTATATCAATAACTGTCATGCAATTCTTTTCGTTCTTTCCGCTACCCAACCATGTACTCAAGCAGAAAGACGCTACTTAGAAAATTACATTCATGATAAAGAATTAGCCACATTTTTCCTGATTAATAATTGGGATTTAATTGGTCAAAAAATAGAAGATGAAGATGAATTGCCTGAAGCTGAAAATAAAATTCGTCAGGTATTTCAAAGTAATCTGTCTCCCTATTGTGAAAACAACGGCAGAAATCTCTATGAGCAAAGAGTATTTGAGTTAAATTCTTTAGCAGCTTTTAAAGCCCGCACAAAAAAACCCTCTGGTTCACTGGAGGGAACTGGGTTTGATAAGTTTTTCAGTGTCTTACGGCCTTTTCTCACTCAAAAACGAATTATTGCCGAGCTACTAAATGTCAAAGGTTTAATTCGTCAAATTTATCATCAAGTTCACGAAGCTGTAGAAATACGCATCACTTTACTAGATACAGGAGCAGAAGAACTAAAACAAAAAATTCAAGAAGTGCAGCCAGAATTTAATCAATTGGTGGAGATTAGAGATGGATTTAAACATGAAATTCGGACTAAATCAGAATATTACGCTAATGAATTAGCAGATGATTTTTGTAACTATCTCTCTAACTTAGATAGTACATTTGAAACTGATTTTGCCCCATACCAACCTGACTTGAAAGTATTTGATTTACTTAAAGGTGGTAAACGAAAAGAGTTTCAAGAGAATTTAGAAAAGTCATTTAATCAGTATTCTAATGATAAGATAGCAAACTGGACTAAAACAGCAGAACAAAAACTGAAGGAAGCTTTTTCTCAAATTTCTGAAAGTGCCGAAAATTATGGTGATGCTTATACCCAAGTCACAGATAAAATTTATGCAAAACTGAATGAACAAAAAATAGAAACAGGAACAGTTTCTTCAGAAGAACGAACTCCTGGCTGGACGAGATGGGCGGGTGCTGCGGCTGGAATATTTTTAGGTAATCCGGCGGGGGCTGCTTTAGTAGGTTTTGGAGCTTTAGATTGGAAAAGTTTAATTGGTCAATTTCTGACTGCTGTAGGAGCTAATATCTTTTTACTGTATAGTGGGGGAGCGTTTTTAGGGCCAATAGGTATAGCCTTAGCTGGTTTCTTGGCAGGTGCGGTTCAATTACGATTAGCCAGAAATAAATTAGTCAAGTTAACCAAAGAAAAAATGAAAGAGAGTTTGCCAAATGTCGCTAAGGCAGAAAAGATCAAAATTTATAATTTTGTGAAAGAAATTTTTAATAACTTTGAGCAGGAAGTAACTCAAAGAATTGACAGTGACATTTCATATCGCAAAGTAGAGTTACAAGAGCTTTTGGATCAAAAAGAATCTCAAGAAATTGACAAAATAGCAGAAGTGTCTCGTTTAAATACCCTCAATCAAGAAATTATGGTTCAATGGAAAGCAATAGAAGCTATCACTGACAAACTTCTTGAACAAACTGTATGAGTTTACTAAGGTTACAGAATTTGAATGTGAAAATACTATAGCAATCCTAAGCTGTTGTGCATTTAATTTGTATAAATCTAACGGGCAAGATGCCCGCACCACAAGACTTAACAATATTAGCATGATCAAATTTAGCTGCTGAACAGCTTACCCCAATCATGAGAAAATACGTAGATAAAAATCCTTATTTTATAAGCATTTGAGGCTTGTTGAACTCTCACGTATCATTTAGGATTGCTATATAGCCCTTACCATGCTAGTGAGGTACAAAGTTTTTTCGTTTTAGGGAACTCTTAACAGGGAACAGTGAATAGATTGGTGTGTACTTCATTAGACTGGGAAACGCTATATGTCAAGTATTTAATCAAAAAAATTTACCCTACAGGTTCTCATATCAAAGCCATCCCTACATCATGCGAAAGCCCCATTACTGAAACAGAAATTGCCTTATCTGATTTAATCGTAGTCGCAACCGATAATCATCTCTCTCGCAAACAAGCCCAGGAATTAGCATTGAAATATATGCGTCCTCTGCTTTGCTTAGGTACTCACATTGATATCAATCCCTCTGACAACACCCCACGTATGTTCTGTCGTGTCACCGTTCCGCCTTTAGGGGGTGGTTGGTGCTTAATGTGCGGTAATATTATTAGCTTGCAAAAAGCAGCCGTTGAATCCGCACCCGCACAAATCAATCAAATGGTGAATCGCGCAGGTTATATAGAAGGAATCAACGACCCCGCCGTATTTTGGTTAAATAGCATCTGTGCTAATACCGGAGTTGGTGTTATTCACGGCATGATTAGTGGCTTTCTCAATCTCGATGCTGGCATTGATTGGATTTATGAGTTTCCCCATTCCGTTTGGCATCAAACGGATACAATGTATCTCGAAACACCAAATTGTTATTTCTGCTCTCAATCTGAAGGTCTGGAAACCGAGACTGAAGACATTGATAAAGAAGGCGATTTTGATAATATGGACTATTGGTGAATAACATCACAATCATAATTAGTAGGGGTTTAGCACTGCTAAACCCTTATCAATCGCTAAAAGTCTCTTGCCTCTTGCCTTACCTCAACGATAAATTTTAACGCCTACCTACTTATTACACACAAGACTTGAATTTAACAACCATTCAAAAGCAATTTACAATCACGCTGATTAATTGCAATTTTCCCTAACTCCAAAATTACAGCCAGTGGCACATCAACAGATTTAAGAGCCTCAGAAATAGTAACTTTATTAGTGCGTAACAACGTTAAAACCTGCCGCACTTTAGGAACAACAGGATCATTTTTCTGAGTATAACCACGATTAATAGCAATTTTTAGCCCATTTTCAATATCATCTACTGTAGCAGTGCGATTTTTATCTATTAATAATTTCTGTTTTCCAGGAATTGCATTTGTAATTTGAATACCAACATAATCAGGTTTTCTTCGTTGGGGAATAATATCAAAATTGTAAAGTCGCTTTTGTCCTTGAGAATCTACAGTTTGCACCAGTAAATTAGTAATATTAGTAGAGGTAGATTGGGGAAACTTCAAAGTTTTGATTACTCTTAAAAAAATGGTTGTAGCTTTTCCACTGTTTAAATCTGCATCTGTAGTGTAGACCAGTCGTGAAGGATCTGCTAATAAAATGTAAGCAATAGTTTCATCCGTTTGACTAAAACTGATAGGTGTAGCACGTCCAGGAGTGACTTTAACTTGAATTTTATTCTTAACAGCTATATCCCTTTCTATCAAGCGATAAGCAGGAGTTTGTGCTTGGACAACAGGCACTATTCCACCACACAATAATACACTAATGGCAATGATTTTAAAAGCGAATAGTTTCATATCTATTTGAGATTTGGAATTGTCAATTTTGATTTATCTAAAATTAGTTTCATTGTTGAACTTTCAAGAAATTATTAACAACAACTGAAACCTCCATACCTTCAGGTAAATACTGAATATTAGGACGTTGCAACAATTCCTGAACCGCTTGATCAGAACGTCTCGATAGGCGATCGCTCAATGGATCAAAAAATCCCTCCAATGCAGCAGCCCATATCTGCGGGTCAGCATTAGTAGTAACCGTACTTTGATTAAAACTACCACCAGAAACAACAGTGCTAGATTGCGTGCGGGGTTGATTAACTATATTACCCACTCTTCCCAAACTACTAAGTAATCCCACTAATAAATCTTGTTTAGCAATATCTGACCCTGCATCATGCAGCTTTTGAGCAATTAATGGACGCTTGTTTCCACCCCGAATTAATAACGTATTCGCTGGTATCGTTTCCTGTTTAACTGTACCTTGGAAATTAGGATAAACCAATGCGATCGCAGTAGCCGAAACCAAATTACTCTTACTTACAGATGTAGTTTTAGCAACCACAACAGTGCCAGCAGGAAACGCAACCGTGCCATCTGTAGCTTTGAGAGGTTTAGTTAACTCCACAGCAAAGCGGTCATGAGCATTTTTACCACCTTCATCCCAAATCATCGGCATGATCACTTTAGCAGAAGCAGATGTACCCAGTGCTACATCTTTATTGTTTTCTGAATTGACATTGATTAAATCAACAGGAGTACGGTTGAGAATACCCATCATACCAGGTGTTAAATCAGTTTGATTGTCAACATTTTTAGAACCAATCAAAACTGTATTTAGTTCAGTTTCTTCCAGCATTGATGTACTTGGTTTTAAGGTTTTAGAACCTTGATTAACTGGTGTAGTTTTTTCTTGAATTGAGTTGCTAATTTGTGACTCTCCCAAACTAGATAATTGCTTCCATTTGCGTAAAACATCAGCAATATTTTCAGTATTTTCTACTGATGTTTCTACTGATTGTTTTGTTTGTGGAGAAGTATTTATTATAGGTGAATTAAAAGGAGTGGGAACAGG containing:
- a CDS encoding dynamin family protein, with protein sequence MNNNESVSNVIEVINVSENDTMNTTIEDTSINEGERFGNDLEKATKVRRETAEILKKIADILMQSEIAGENSSGKLGFEQDIVYLNSVRENLLQGVFRLLVLGDMKRGKSTLLNAIIGEKILPTGVNPCTAVLTVVRYGENKQVIIHFNDGKQPEAMDFDSFKERYTIPPDEAKKLEDEGIAAFPDVEYAVIEYPLDILEKGVELIDSPGLNDTESRNNLTLGYINNCHAILFVLSATQPCTQAERRYLENYIHDKELATFFLINNWDLIGQKIEDEDELPEAENKIRQVFQSNLSPYCENNGRNLYEQRVFELNSLAAFKARTKKPSGSLEGTGFDKFFSVLRPFLTQKRIIAELLNVKGLIRQIYHQVHEAVEIRITLLDTGAEELKQKIQEVQPEFNQLVEIRDGFKHEIRTKSEYYANELADDFCNYLSNLDSTFETDFAPYQPDLKVFDLLKGGKRKEFQENLEKSFNQYSNDKIANWTKTAEQKLKEAFSQISESAENYGDAYTQVTDKIYAKLNEQKIETGTVSSEERTPGWTRWAGAAAGIFLGNPAGAALVGFGALDWKSLIGQFLTAVGANIFLLYSGGAFLGPIGIALAGFLAGAVQLRLARNKLVKLTKEKMKESLPNVAKAEKIKIYNFVKEIFNNFEQEVTQRIDSDISYRKVELQELLDQKESQEIDKIAEVSRLNTLNQEIMVQWKAIEAITDKLLEQTV
- the cas2 gene encoding CRISPR-associated endonuclease Cas2; amino-acid sequence: MLVVVVYDIPNDKRRTKLSNFLEGYGRRVQFSVFECFLSLEEMRQLYIKVRKLVKAEQDSVRFYWISQDAVDRVLTIGGEPPEPPPNYYVI